In the Gemmatimonadaceae bacterium genome, GACTACCTGAAGAGAGAGTTCTTCAGTACTGGCGTTCTGACGCCGGACGACCTGGTTGCCGGGGGCCATTCGATCGCGCCGGCTTTTGTTCGCTATTCGATCGACCGAAGCCGCAAGAATCTCGGCATCCAGAGCATCGATCTGTACTATCTACACAACCCAGAGCAGCAGCTCGCGGCCGTGTCGCCTGCGTCGTTGCGCGAACGACTGCGAGCGGCGTTCATGGTGCTCGAGGATGCCGTTACTCGGGGAGAAATTCGCGCGTACGGTTGCGCGACATGGCAAGCGCTCCGCGTCGCACCCGGATCCAAGTCCCATCTCTCGTTACAGGACCTGCAAATGATCGCGCGCGAGGTCGCCGGCGAGGGCAATCACTTCCGCGCGGTGCAGCTGCCGGTCAACCTGGCGATGCCAGAGGCCTTTCGCGAGGCAACACAGGAAATTGGGAACAAGCGTACGCTCGTGCCCGCACTCGAGGCGGCTCGAGAGCTCGGATTGACGGCGGTCGCCAGTGCGTCGCTCATGCAGGCCCAACTCACAAAAGACCTGCCACCATCGATACGAGAGTTGTTTCCGGGACAAAAGACTGACGCCCAACGTGCTATCGC is a window encoding:
- a CDS encoding aldo/keto reductase, whose amino-acid sequence is MRKRTSASDATRAAYAPAQGSADKAAVSATEAYAAQFAERYAAQFYRPAAGGEFVSSVGIGTYLGECTEADDATYTNAIATAIVSGVNLIDTAINYRCQRSERAVGVAIGRVLQQGIAREAIVVCTKGGFLPLADRPPESREEYRDYLKREFFSTGVLTPDDLVAGGHSIAPAFVRYSIDRSRKNLGIQSIDLYYLHNPEQQLAAVSPASLRERLRAAFMVLEDAVTRGEIRAYGCATWQALRVAPGSKSHLSLQDLQMIAREVAGEGNHFRAVQLPVNLAMPEAFREATQEIGNKRTLVPALEAARELGLTAVASASLMQAQLTKDLPPSIRELFPGQKTDAQRAIAFVRSLPGVTTALVGTRSLQHLAENLESADRVHAASS